A genomic stretch from Fusarium musae strain F31 chromosome 9, whole genome shotgun sequence includes:
- a CDS encoding hypothetical protein (EggNog:ENOG41), producing MSKASEASAWPGAPPVAEDGFAFADATELKKHFTSGNDKNHPAHWFEAQLIQYGLPPSKTKSVARMRLFDAVNAGNLKVPVKVSKRETKLKKEWTKNDREAKKGATSKPVGQATSVKIETKKPTAAGAKRKANDDEGNATAKKPKTVAPKTTAPRGNGSRRSTGQGRQTPRDPSPAPRFAKPQTARRDGSFAARGRIPAPSDYGDAPPPYSEFPYQDYSSDEDNGSDDVDEVSIALLGILNGDYEVESRDVTKQWDFDPDEFQLTLTISGNRLWGRFNLGVYEGVLLNEERPMRSSHDRVWFKWRGREDQGPVIYGDRNQGWMEFLGDGRIEGWLDHQSLSFQARRLPGQGTRSSIDARTLQDEWNGYSYRLYEEENRARWR from the exons ATGTCTAAGGCATCTGAGGCCAGCGCATGGCCTGGAGCTCCTCCTGTCGCTGAGGACGGCTTCGCATTCGCCGACG CAACCGAACTTAAGAAGCATTTCACGTCTGGCAACGACAAAAATCACCCCGCGCACTGGTTTGAGGCCCAACTCATTCAATATGGCCTCCCGCCATCCAAGACGAAGTCTGTCGCGCGCATGCGCTTGTTTGACGCTGTCAATGCAGGTAACCTCAAAGTGCCAGTCAAAGTGAGCAAACGCGAGACCAAATTGAAGAAGGAATGGACAAAGAACGATCGCGAGGCGAAGAAGGGTGCGACGAGCAAACCTGTTGGGCAAGCAACGTCCGTGAAGATTGAGACGAAGAAACCGACTGCAGCGGGCGCCAAAAGAAAGGCAAACGATGACGAAGGTAACGCGACAGCCAAAAAGCCAAAGACCGTTGCACCCAAGACT ACTGCACCCCGAGGAAACGGATCGCGAAGGTCAACTGGCCAAGGCCGACAGACACCAAGAGACCCTTCTCCCGCTCCCAGATTCGCAAAGCCTCAGACTGCTCGACGCGACGGCTCTTTTGCTGCCCGGGGTCGAATACCCGCTCCGTCCGACTACGGCGATGCTCCACCCCCATACTCGGAATTTCCATATCAAGATTACTCCTCGGATGAGGACAACGGCAGCGATGACGTCGACGAGGTCAGCATCGCACTCTTGGGTATCTTGAACGGTGACTACGAAGTAGAATCGCGCGATGTGACCAAACAATGGGATTTTGACCCTGACGAGTTCCAATTGACCCTCACAATTTCTGGCAATCGACTCTGGGGGAGATTCAATCTCGGCGTCTACGAAGGCGTACTCCTCAATGAAGAACGACCCATGCGCTCATCTCATGATCGCGTGTGGTTCAAATGGCGGGGTCGTGAAGACCAGGGACCTGTAATTTACGGGGATCGCAACCAAGGTTGGATGGAGTTTCTTGGCGACGGTCGCATTGAGGGTTGGTTGGACCATCAGTCTCTCTCGTTCCAGGCTCGTCGACTGCCTGGGCAAGGAACGCGCAGTAGCATTGATGCTCGCACTCTGCAGGATGAATGGAACGGGTATTCATATCGTTTGTACGAAGAGGAGAATCGGGCGCGGTGGCGATGA
- a CDS encoding hypothetical protein (EggNog:ENOG41), with product MVAFNTLLIFASSLVPLATGAALPTHEDSPSPDVKTKTSRGTTTTAKTGPSQGKASASSTSTLLPATALGPAASIAKTTAPRSAPPCEIMNVMKEAVFASTYAIPGVGPVATAARTVAKGVKLASKTQCGKDLWTDAVKESCNFRRDDDLLNKGFGIFEAAPDEF from the exons ATGGTTGCCTTCAAcactcttctcatcttcgcCTCATCCCTGGTCCCTCTAGCCACTGGCGCTGCCCTTCCCACTCATGAAGACTCCCCCTCACCAGATGTCAAAACCAAGACAAGTCGTGGGACGACTACCACCGCCAAAACGGGGCCTTCGCAAGGCAAGGCCTCTGCCTCTTCTACCTCGACCCTTCTCCCCGCGACGGCGCTTGGGCCTGCGGCGTCTATTGCAAAAACGACCGCACCAAGATCTGCACCACC GTGTGAGATTATGAATGTTATGAAGGAGGCTGTTTTTGCGAGCACGTATGCTATTCCTGGTGTTGGGCCTGTTGCTACTGCTGCTAGGACTGTTGCGAAGGGTGTGAAGTTGGCGTCTAAGACCCAGTGTGGTAAGGATTTGTGGACggatgctgtcaaggagtCTTGTAACTTTCGTCGGGATGATGACTTGCTGAACAAGGGTTTTGGCATCTTTGAGGCAGCGCCTGACGAGTTCTAG